A single Prochlorococcus marinus XMU1410 DNA region contains:
- a CDS encoding josephin, whose product MENSPQYLFLASGVNNGEGFWIVGIKKCDENILEDENLLDCHRKELLGNESAKDILLAINLNVDNLLNELRNKNYLIARPSMGIPFDIPLEILENIFDFWLEIYKNHEAWEACLGLLKVRKRIPLTNLIEGKILKGNSKKWAIKIETLHTYVPSSLKNEKLNDPMWE is encoded by the coding sequence TTGGAGAATTCACCTCAATATCTATTTCTTGCTAGTGGAGTGAATAATGGAGAAGGGTTTTGGATTGTTGGTATAAAAAAATGCGATGAAAATATACTTGAGGATGAAAATCTTTTAGATTGCCATAGAAAAGAATTACTAGGTAATGAATCAGCAAAAGATATTCTCTTAGCTATTAATTTAAACGTAGATAATTTATTAAATGAACTAAGAAACAAAAATTATTTAATTGCAAGACCTTCAATGGGGATTCCATTTGATATCCCTTTAGAAATCTTGGAAAATATTTTTGATTTTTGGTTAGAAATTTATAAAAATCATGAAGCCTGGGAAGCTTGTTTAGGACTTCTTAAAGTTAGAAAAAGGATTCCCCTAACAAACCTAATTGAAGGCAAAATTTTAAAGGGAAACTCTAAAAAATGGGCTATAAAAATTGAAACTTTACATACTTATGTTCCTTCTTCACTTAAAAATGAAAAATTAAATGACCCCATGTGGGAATAA
- a CDS encoding phosphoribosyltransferase codes for MISYFTWSEFDKSVEQIANKCSFKEFSGIYGVPRGGLCLAVALSHKLKIELISEPIKNSLIVDDVYETGITLTTFKNIEGAMFFVLFSKVKPTWWNTVHLTKKTQWIVFPWENTSNSKSDREDYIKKRGLS; via the coding sequence ATGATAAGTTATTTTACTTGGAGCGAATTTGATAAGAGCGTAGAACAAATAGCTAATAAATGTAGCTTTAAGGAATTTTCTGGAATATATGGAGTTCCTCGTGGCGGATTATGTCTTGCTGTAGCACTAAGCCATAAATTAAAAATTGAATTAATTTCAGAACCAATAAAGAATTCACTAATAGTAGATGATGTTTATGAAACAGGCATTACATTGACGACCTTCAAGAATATTGAAGGAGCAATGTTTTTTGTATTATTTAGTAAAGTCAAACCTACATGGTGGAATACAGTACATTTAACAAAAAAAACTCAATGGATTGTTTTCCCTTGGGAAAATACTTCAAATTCAAAAAGTGACCGCGAAGATTACATCAAAAAAAGAGGTTTAAGTTGA
- a CDS encoding nucleoside 2-deoxyribosyltransferase, whose protein sequence is MRKKLYLANPYGFSKQTKTLLNEFIKIFNDLNVEVFEPFERAKPLIQQESEWAYDVARSNFNDLKVCDCIFAIVNGNPPDEGVMIELGIAIALKKEIFLFRDDFRNCSDSEQYPLNLMLFLGLPKEDWEKYYFESLQDIKSNKKRFVDWAEN, encoded by the coding sequence TTGAGAAAGAAATTATATTTGGCTAATCCATATGGATTTTCAAAACAAACTAAAACTCTCTTAAATGAATTTATTAAAATCTTCAATGATTTAAATGTAGAAGTATTTGAACCTTTTGAAAGAGCAAAACCATTAATACAACAAGAGAGTGAATGGGCATATGACGTTGCAAGAAGTAATTTCAATGATTTAAAAGTATGTGATTGTATTTTTGCGATTGTTAATGGAAATCCACCAGATGAAGGTGTAATGATTGAATTAGGTATCGCAATTGCTTTAAAAAAGGAAATCTTTTTATTCAGGGATGATTTTAGAAATTGTTCGGATAGCGAACAATACCCATTAAATCTAATGTTATTTCTTGGATTGCCTAAAGAAGATTGGGAAAAATATTATTTTGAATCATTACAAGATATAAAAAGTAATAAAAAAAGATTTGTGGATTGGGCTGAAAATTAG
- the rpsU gene encoding 30S ribosomal protein S21, which yields MTQVTVGENEGIESALRRFKRQVSKSGIFADLKRLRHHETPIEKYKRKLQQRRKARRR from the coding sequence TTGACACAAGTTACAGTAGGGGAGAACGAGGGAATTGAATCTGCCCTTAGAAGATTTAAGAGACAAGTATCAAAATCTGGAATCTTTGCAGATTTAAAAAGACTTAGGCATCATGAAACACCTATTGAAAAATATAAAAGAAAATTGCAACAGAGAAGAAAAGCCAGAAGGAGGTAG
- a CDS encoding helix-hairpin-helix domain-containing protein, producing the protein MISKFLSKLKSILFKSEVTSETPLKKEKKASKSAKTKTKTKTKTKTKALNSKKNIETLTTLPGVGAKSAKALYEAGFKTTKAVIAADEKDLLAVSGVGINLVKKLKKLK; encoded by the coding sequence ATGATTTCTAAATTTCTCAGCAAACTAAAATCAATTTTATTTAAAAGTGAAGTAACTTCTGAAACTCCTTTAAAGAAAGAAAAAAAAGCATCAAAGTCTGCAAAAACAAAAACAAAAACAAAAACAAAAACAAAAACCAAAGCGTTAAATTCTAAGAAAAATATTGAAACTTTGACTACACTTCCAGGTGTTGGAGCAAAAAGCGCAAAAGCTTTGTACGAGGCTGGATTTAAAACAACAAAGGCAGTTATCGCTGCAGATGAAAAAGATCTTCTTGCTGTGTCAGGAGTTGGAATAAATCTTGTTAAGAAGCTTAAAAAGCTTAAGTAG
- a CDS encoding uridine kinase family protein, producing the protein MKLIFISGPSGSGKTTLSNQIIKKNKNGIVLSTDNYYKTGLISKLLPKFIEGFFDRSISFNNKLFKKDFDFIYKNGISVCDRYYNFEKKTIQNILNETNNISFLIVEGIFAKEFANTLNNKDYIFLEIKTKKNECMKRVVQRDIKERGKEKKQAENDFLKSWSIYYEKFKPNSIKNNTNKFIIEKNTDIDHILKKLFN; encoded by the coding sequence ATGAAGCTTATTTTTATAAGTGGACCTTCTGGAAGCGGGAAAACAACTTTATCTAATCAAATAATAAAAAAAAATAAAAATGGTATTGTGTTAAGTACCGACAATTACTATAAGACAGGTTTAATAAGTAAATTACTACCAAAATTTATAGAAGGTTTTTTTGATAGAAGTATTAGTTTTAATAACAAACTATTCAAAAAAGATTTCGATTTCATTTATAAGAATGGAATTTCAGTCTGCGATCGTTATTATAATTTCGAAAAGAAAACAATTCAAAATATCTTAAACGAAACAAATAATATTAGTTTTTTAATTGTTGAGGGTATATTTGCTAAAGAATTCGCAAACACATTAAATAATAAGGATTATATATTTTTAGAAATAAAAACTAAAAAAAATGAGTGCATGAAAAGAGTTGTCCAAAGAGATATAAAAGAAAGGGGGAAGGAAAAAAAACAAGCTGAGAATGATTTCTTAAAATCATGGAGCATTTATTATGAAAAATTCAAACCTAATAGCATAAAAAATAATACAAATAAATTTATTATTGAAAAAAACACTGATATAGATCACATTCTGAAAAAATTATTTAATTAA
- a CDS encoding NAD(P)-binding protein, protein MKSDVTYDLLIIGGGISACVFASKYLENNITKKVGLIENGRGLGGRSSTRISKKYEGWKLNHGSPNFNISNSKNNLLLKRYIDELLENKYIKIDDSEIFFLNEDSNLEAKKKSKFSCGVNYLSLDSMSELSKKIIESNNLKEEIEFFFETLIVDMKFNDKEWLLTSKNGEKFKSKYLICSTNLLLHKRSLKILNVNQIPLRKAIPINSDKKIDLLLNFLEQQTFIPRLTFLIYTNKNYSFKDNYSKKLRYFYLKNNLEKKYRFERIIFQLQDNNKLGIVVHSKNAELINSYISAKDEGVFKQKIIKNFNKLFEENSLVHKLTFDEKISIMKWRASQPSGLAIPLSLQFSRKSKIGFCGDWFEGNGFGRIEGSILSALILEKKINDLIK, encoded by the coding sequence ATGAAAAGTGATGTTACATATGACTTATTAATAATAGGTGGGGGTATATCTGCTTGTGTTTTCGCTTCGAAGTATCTGGAAAATAATATTACAAAAAAAGTGGGATTAATTGAAAATGGTCGTGGACTTGGAGGGAGATCAAGTACGAGAATCAGCAAAAAATATGAAGGATGGAAACTAAATCATGGTTCTCCAAATTTTAATATATCCAACAGTAAAAATAATCTTTTATTAAAAAGATATATTGATGAATTATTGGAAAATAAATATATAAAAATTGACGACTCAGAAATATTTTTTTTAAATGAAGATTCTAATTTAGAAGCCAAAAAAAAATCTAAATTTTCTTGCGGGGTTAATTATTTATCTTTAGATTCCATGAGTGAATTATCGAAAAAGATAATTGAGTCAAATAATTTAAAAGAGGAAATTGAATTTTTCTTTGAAACTTTAATAGTTGATATGAAGTTTAATGATAAGGAATGGTTACTAACATCAAAAAATGGCGAAAAATTCAAGTCTAAATATCTAATTTGTTCAACTAATTTGTTGTTACATAAGAGGTCTTTAAAAATATTAAACGTAAATCAAATTCCATTAAGAAAAGCAATTCCTATTAATAGTGATAAAAAAATAGATTTACTATTAAATTTCTTAGAACAACAAACATTTATTCCCAGGTTAACTTTTCTGATTTATACGAATAAAAATTATAGTTTTAAAGATAATTATTCTAAAAAACTAAGGTATTTTTATTTAAAAAATAATTTAGAAAAAAAATATAGATTTGAAAGAATTATTTTTCAGCTGCAAGATAATAATAAATTAGGAATTGTAGTACATTCAAAAAACGCAGAGTTAATTAATTCTTATATAAGTGCAAAAGATGAAGGAGTTTTTAAACAAAAAATAATTAAAAATTTCAATAAATTGTTTGAAGAGAATTCTTTAGTACATAAATTAACTTTTGATGAAAAAATATCTATTATGAAATGGAGAGCTTCACAGCCTTCTGGCCTTGCAATACCATTATCTTTACAATTTAGTAGAAAATCTAAAATTGGATTTTGCGGAGACTGGTTTGAAGGAAATGGATTTGGCAGAATTGAAGGCTCAATTTTAAGTGCTTTAATATTAGAGAAAAAAATTAATGACTTAATTAAATAA
- a CDS encoding peptidase E, with the protein MPSKNIVAIGGGGFGRSLGSLEIEKYIVSLSNKKRPKICFIPTASGDSSLYKLNFYRAFSKLDCITSHIDFFSRTENLEEKVLTQDIIYVGGGNTKSMLAVWKEWNLHKILRNAYEKGIVMSGVSAGAICWFDKGITDSYAKELAIIDCLGIVEGIACPHFDEEKEREPFVNDLIQREIIEYCICIEGNCALHIKNDFDYSSIDFGNGRNCFRVNMENNNIKKEIL; encoded by the coding sequence ATGCCTAGTAAAAATATAGTGGCAATTGGGGGAGGAGGGTTTGGACGTTCATTAGGCTCTCTTGAAATTGAAAAATATATAGTTTCTTTAAGTAATAAAAAAAGACCTAAAATTTGTTTTATTCCAACAGCATCTGGCGATAGTAGTTTGTATAAACTAAATTTTTATAGAGCATTTTCTAAACTTGATTGTATAACAAGCCATATTGATTTCTTCTCTAGAACAGAAAACTTAGAAGAGAAAGTTTTAACTCAAGACATCATTTATGTTGGCGGTGGGAATACAAAAAGTATGTTAGCTGTTTGGAAAGAATGGAATTTACATAAAATTCTGCGAAATGCTTATGAAAAAGGAATTGTAATGAGTGGTGTAAGTGCTGGGGCTATTTGTTGGTTTGATAAAGGTATAACTGATTCTTATGCTAAAGAATTAGCCATAATTGATTGCTTAGGCATAGTTGAAGGTATTGCTTGCCCGCATTTCGATGAGGAGAAAGAGAGGGAACCTTTCGTTAATGATCTTATTCAGAGAGAAATTATTGAATATTGTATATGTATTGAGGGTAATTGTGCCTTGCATATTAAAAATGATTTTGACTATTCCTCAATTGATTTTGGTAATGGCAGAAACTGTTTTAGAGTTAATATGGAAAATAATAATATAAAGAAGGAAATTCTTTGA
- a CDS encoding GNAT family N-acetyltransferase codes for MNLRQITIKDQLELKKVYFDSIQSLDERIYSQEQKRAWSSQAWNNPNFDKSIIKGKGWLISKKGIIIAFATRYPTDRIALFYCKGKFQRKGYGSNLLHKLEDEAKKEGLDSLSTEASLISYELFLKNEWKIIRKEKVIINNIFFERYKMTKIIKIN; via the coding sequence ATGAATTTAAGACAAATCACCATTAAAGATCAACTGGAATTAAAGAAGGTTTATTTTGATTCAATTCAATCTTTAGATGAAAGAATTTATAGTCAAGAACAGAAAAGAGCATGGTCAAGCCAAGCTTGGAATAACCCAAATTTTGATAAGTCAATAATTAAAGGAAAAGGATGGCTTATAAGTAAAAAAGGAATTATTATTGCTTTTGCTACAAGATATCCCACCGATAGAATTGCACTATTTTACTGTAAGGGTAAATTCCAAAGAAAAGGCTATGGCTCTAATTTACTTCATAAATTAGAAGATGAAGCTAAAAAAGAGGGTTTAGATTCTCTTTCAACTGAAGCAAGTTTAATAAGTTATGAATTATTTCTTAAAAATGAATGGAAAATTATACGTAAAGAAAAAGTAATTATAAATAACATTTTTTTTGAAAGATATAAAATGACTAAAATCATAAAAATAAATTAA
- a CDS encoding DUF3303 domain-containing protein: protein MQLFLADCQFPDIENQVKAYQLFVEAWENGEIAKSDKTDKFEMLFRVHAPGEGRVVCLCKAESDKEIFEHFAPWRAKFGIHMEFTPVISCQNVVDYHKDLFKTLG, encoded by the coding sequence ATGCAATTATTTCTTGCTGACTGCCAATTCCCAGATATTGAGAATCAAGTGAAAGCTTATCAATTATTTGTAGAAGCTTGGGAAAACGGTGAAATTGCAAAATCAGATAAAACAGATAAATTTGAAATGTTATTTAGAGTTCATGCTCCAGGGGAGGGTAGAGTAGTTTGTTTATGTAAGGCAGAGAGTGATAAAGAAATTTTCGAGCATTTTGCTCCATGGAGAGCCAAATTTGGCATTCATATGGAATTTACACCTGTAATAAGTTGTCAAAATGTTGTTGATTACCATAAAGATTTGTTCAAAACTTTAGGGTAA
- a CDS encoding DCC1-like thiol-disulfide oxidoreductase family protein, which produces MTSNYTFIYDGECPFCNHFAELLEIKSKLDNIKILDGRKNLTLIKSFLDKGYDLDKGAILLKDEEIFHGADAINTICKQINNPSSSLLLLLSRVFKSNNRTNLIFPLLVRARRFALISKGISISLV; this is translated from the coding sequence ATGACTTCCAACTATACCTTTATTTATGATGGAGAATGCCCATTCTGCAACCATTTTGCTGAGCTCCTTGAGATCAAAAGCAAGTTAGATAATATTAAAATTCTTGATGGTCGTAAAAATTTAACTCTAATTAAATCCTTCCTGGATAAAGGTTATGACTTAGATAAAGGAGCTATTCTCCTGAAAGATGAAGAGATCTTTCATGGGGCAGATGCAATCAATACTATTTGCAAACAGATAAATAATCCGTCGAGTAGTTTACTTTTGTTACTTTCTAGAGTATTTAAATCAAATAATCGGACAAATTTGATATTTCCTTTATTAGTAAGAGCAAGAAGATTCGCATTGATATCAAAAGGTATATCAATATCTTTAGTTTAA
- a CDS encoding MBL fold metallo-hydrolase codes for MTFEATYLGSNGWLIKFKKTNLIIDPWLKGDLIFPPGEWFFKGSLEEEISIGKKIDIVLLTQGLPDHCHVPTLEMFRKDIPIICPRSAVETLKKIGFSSIKMLKPTEKTNLFNLSFEATAGAPVPQIENGYIVKDDQDNGFYIEPHGYLDENLKKQNLDAVITPTKNLELPLVGSFVKGADVIPKLINKFNPKYILSSTIGGDAKYSGFLNNFISVQDYEESLNCNLVDLKSMQSIMI; via the coding sequence ATGACTTTTGAAGCGACCTACCTTGGTTCAAATGGTTGGCTTATAAAATTTAAAAAAACCAATTTAATTATTGATCCTTGGCTCAAGGGAGATTTAATATTTCCTCCAGGTGAGTGGTTTTTTAAAGGTTCATTAGAAGAAGAAATTTCAATAGGAAAAAAAATAGATATTGTTTTGTTAACCCAAGGATTACCTGACCACTGTCATGTTCCAACATTAGAAATGTTCAGAAAGGATATTCCTATAATTTGCCCTAGAAGTGCTGTTGAAACATTAAAAAAAATTGGTTTTAGTTCAATTAAAATGCTTAAGCCAACTGAAAAGACAAATCTTTTTAATTTAAGTTTTGAAGCTACTGCTGGGGCTCCAGTACCACAAATAGAAAACGGATATATTGTTAAAGACGATCAAGATAATGGTTTTTATATAGAACCCCATGGATATCTTGATGAAAATTTAAAAAAGCAAAATCTTGATGCAGTCATTACTCCTACAAAAAATTTAGAATTACCCCTAGTTGGTTCTTTTGTAAAAGGTGCTGATGTAATCCCTAAATTGATTAACAAATTCAATCCAAAATATATACTTTCAAGTACCATAGGCGGAGATGCAAAATATTCAGGTTTTTTAAATAATTTTATTTCTGTTCAGGATTACGAAGAGTCATTAAATTGTAATCTTGTAGATCTAAAGAGTATGCAATCTATTATGATTTAA
- the pepN gene encoding aminopeptidase N, translated as MNKPKNQNNISRYVKLEDYKVFDYEIPEIFLDFVIKQNNVNVTTKLKLVKKNKNTRNLILDGTDILIKKIFIDDSLLGKEYYKQQKNNLKIENVNKDNFLLKIEGIIKPKENTSLLGMYESNGIITTQCEAEGFRRISFHSDRPDILSKYTVRIEADKNDYPVLLSNGNVVKENNLANNRHEIIWEDPYPKPSYLFALVAGKLNCVKDNFITKSNKTVKINIYVEYGDEKYVEHAISSIQKSMKWDEDKYNLEYDLSLFNIVAVRHFNMGAMENKSLNIFNSKLILANSETTTDEELERIEGVIAHEYFHNWTGNRVTCRDWFQLSLKEGLTVFRDQQFTADVHNREIKRLEDAKFLRRNQFREDSGPTSHPVMPERYQEIDNFYTTTIYEKGAEIIRMLNMLVKDENFYRGFSNYISTYDGKAATIEQFVDKILEHNKEIDPEKFKIWYKQNGTPKIKFKRIWDQTGEKLIIEASQSNPIKKNPYNDLPLIIPLNLAIFCGDNKTIEQTVVLKTKKQEFIFRNVRSHFQIPLVTYFREFSSPVEWESDTTLDEKFLILKYEKDFFTLSNTVKAFYKKIILCRLDEKPDHTIENKLISTLISFIKNKDINLSLLSELLSIPTFAEIESEIENIDPLKIYKTIDELNHLFGTNLKEELYFKLQEIEINLDKVWPEGKNERKLIETIWKLLLSSDDREIKGKIINYVDSNSMTLAKAAMNSFSRINCPERKIISNIFFNKWKNNSVVLDSWFSFNASIEIDEKTSRIEKLFENKFFDAKSPNTLRAILNTFVTRNRTFHAMNGSGYKYIAKKIIEFDKLNPIVISRFVKVFSRYNYYSEPYKSNMIETIKQIKKNKLSKNTKEVLDAIIE; from the coding sequence ATGAACAAACCAAAAAACCAAAATAATATTTCAAGATATGTAAAACTTGAAGATTACAAAGTTTTTGATTATGAAATTCCAGAAATCTTTTTGGACTTCGTAATTAAGCAAAATAATGTAAATGTTACGACCAAACTAAAATTGGTAAAAAAAAATAAGAATACCAGAAATCTAATTCTTGATGGTACGGATATATTAATAAAAAAAATATTTATAGATGACTCATTACTGGGAAAGGAATACTACAAACAGCAAAAAAATAACTTAAAAATTGAAAATGTAAACAAAGATAATTTTTTATTAAAAATAGAAGGAATAATTAAACCGAAGGAAAATACATCCCTTTTAGGAATGTATGAGAGCAATGGAATTATAACTACGCAATGTGAGGCTGAGGGATTTAGGAGAATAAGTTTTCACTCTGATAGGCCTGATATTCTAAGCAAATACACCGTGAGAATTGAGGCAGACAAAAATGATTACCCTGTATTACTTTCAAATGGTAACGTCGTAAAAGAAAATAATCTTGCAAATAATCGACATGAAATAATTTGGGAAGACCCATATCCGAAACCCTCATATCTATTTGCATTAGTAGCAGGGAAACTTAATTGTGTAAAAGACAATTTCATAACAAAATCGAATAAAACAGTAAAAATAAACATTTATGTTGAGTATGGCGATGAAAAATATGTTGAACATGCAATAAGTTCCATACAGAAATCTATGAAGTGGGACGAGGATAAATATAACCTTGAATACGATTTGTCATTGTTCAATATTGTTGCAGTCAGGCACTTTAATATGGGAGCAATGGAAAATAAAAGTCTCAATATTTTCAACTCAAAACTAATACTAGCTAATTCTGAAACAACAACTGATGAAGAATTAGAAAGGATAGAGGGTGTGATCGCCCATGAATACTTCCATAATTGGACGGGGAATCGAGTGACTTGTAGGGATTGGTTTCAACTATCTCTCAAAGAGGGTTTAACAGTATTCAGAGATCAACAATTCACTGCAGACGTTCATAATCGTGAAATCAAGAGACTTGAGGATGCGAAATTTCTTAGAAGAAATCAATTTAGAGAGGATTCTGGTCCAACATCACATCCTGTAATGCCAGAGAGGTACCAAGAAATAGACAATTTCTATACGACCACGATTTACGAGAAAGGAGCAGAAATAATTAGAATGCTTAATATGCTTGTAAAAGATGAAAATTTCTATAGAGGATTTAGTAATTACATCTCAACATATGATGGAAAGGCAGCAACAATAGAACAATTTGTCGATAAAATTTTAGAGCACAATAAGGAAATCGATCCTGAAAAGTTTAAAATCTGGTACAAGCAAAATGGGACCCCAAAAATTAAATTCAAGAGAATCTGGGATCAAACAGGCGAAAAACTCATAATTGAAGCCTCTCAAAGTAATCCAATAAAGAAGAACCCATATAATGATTTACCTCTAATAATTCCTTTAAATCTGGCTATATTTTGCGGTGATAATAAAACGATAGAACAAACAGTTGTTTTAAAAACAAAAAAACAAGAATTCATTTTTAGGAATGTAAGATCTCACTTCCAAATTCCTTTAGTAACTTATTTTCGCGAATTCTCTTCACCTGTTGAGTGGGAATCAGACACTACCTTGGATGAAAAATTTTTAATCTTAAAATATGAAAAAGATTTTTTTACACTATCTAATACTGTAAAAGCATTTTATAAAAAAATTATTTTATGCAGATTAGATGAAAAACCAGATCATACAATTGAAAATAAATTAATAAGCACCTTAATATCATTTATTAAAAATAAAGATATTAATTTATCCCTTTTATCAGAATTACTAAGTATTCCAACATTTGCTGAAATTGAATCGGAGATAGAAAATATAGACCCTTTAAAGATATATAAAACTATTGACGAATTAAATCATTTATTCGGTACCAATTTAAAAGAAGAATTATATTTTAAGCTCCAAGAAATAGAGATAAATCTAGATAAGGTTTGGCCAGAAGGTAAAAATGAAAGAAAACTAATCGAAACTATTTGGAAACTACTCTTAAGCAGTGATGATAGGGAAATTAAAGGCAAAATAATTAATTATGTCGATAGTAATTCGATGACTTTAGCAAAAGCTGCAATGAATTCTTTCAGTAGAATTAATTGTCCTGAAAGAAAAATTATTTCAAATATATTCTTCAATAAATGGAAAAATAACAGCGTCGTTTTGGATAGTTGGTTCTCATTTAATGCATCTATAGAAATTGATGAAAAAACAAGCAGAATTGAAAAATTATTTGAAAATAAGTTTTTTGATGCAAAGTCACCAAACACACTAAGAGCTATATTAAATACATTTGTAACAAGAAATAGAACTTTTCATGCAATGAATGGTTCTGGTTATAAATATATTGCAAAAAAGATTATTGAATTTGATAAATTAAATCCAATAGTAATTTCCCGTTTTGTAAAAGTATTTAGTAGATATAATTATTATTCAGAACCTTACAAAAGCAATATGATAGAAACAATAAAGCAGATTAAAAAAAATAAATTATCAAAAAATACTAAAGAAGTTTTAGATGCAATAATTGAGTAA
- a CDS encoding photosystem II reaction centre N prot has product MFAIALGMSPVEKVTVAISASIFIIAFTWVSIKGDLRKIANELIEDNENDQDN; this is encoded by the coding sequence ATGTTTGCTATTGCTCTTGGAATGTCCCCTGTCGAAAAAGTCACTGTTGCAATATCTGCTTCAATTTTTATAATCGCCTTTACATGGGTCTCGATAAAGGGAGATTTAAGGAAAATTGCTAATGAACTAATTGAAGATAATGAAAATGATCAGGATAATTAA
- the purT gene encoding formate-dependent phosphoribosylglycinamide formyltransferase: MKESIFSKKRILLLGSGELGKELVIESKRLGLEVIAIDRYEKAPAMQVADYSRVIDMGDKNILKNVIKEFNPDYVVPEIEALSIEALKELEDEGFNIVPNARTVEITMNRDKIRDLASRDLKIKTAKFDYIFEFDDLEKKANEIGFPLLLKPLMSSSGKGQSLVESKNDLQNAWKQAQTNSRGKLKGVIIEEFINFDFEFTLLTVRKENGENIFCLPIGHLQSNGDYQCSWQPIEIQESLIIEAKRMTSRILNNLNGAGLYGVEFFIKGSEVIFSELSPRPHDTGMVTLVSQNINEFELHLRAFLNLPIPRIDLIEPSATRVILSNQKYLNPIYEGLNEALEFEKTKVLIFGKPLSRKGRRMGVVLSSNSDVNLARKNADEAARKIKVSTT; this comes from the coding sequence ATGAAAGAATCAATTTTTTCTAAAAAGAGAATTTTATTGCTTGGTAGCGGCGAGCTTGGAAAAGAATTAGTAATAGAATCCAAAAGATTAGGACTAGAAGTTATTGCAATTGATCGATATGAAAAAGCACCTGCAATGCAAGTTGCCGATTATTCAAGAGTAATTGATATGGGAGATAAAAATATTTTAAAAAATGTTATAAAAGAATTTAACCCTGACTATGTTGTCCCAGAAATAGAGGCACTTTCAATTGAAGCCTTAAAAGAACTAGAGGATGAAGGATTCAATATTGTTCCCAACGCCAGAACTGTTGAAATTACAATGAATAGAGATAAAATTAGAGACTTAGCTTCTAGAGATTTAAAAATAAAAACTGCAAAGTTTGATTATATTTTTGAATTTGATGATTTAGAAAAAAAAGCAAACGAAATTGGATTCCCACTTTTACTTAAGCCTTTAATGAGCTCTTCAGGAAAGGGACAGAGTTTGGTTGAATCAAAAAATGATTTACAAAATGCTTGGAAACAGGCACAAACAAATTCAAGAGGAAAGCTTAAAGGTGTAATTATTGAAGAGTTTATTAATTTTGATTTTGAGTTTACTCTTCTAACTGTAAGAAAAGAAAATGGTGAAAATATTTTTTGTTTACCTATTGGACATCTTCAATCTAATGGAGACTATCAATGTAGTTGGCAACCTATAGAGATCCAGGAGTCCTTAATTATTGAAGCTAAGAGAATGACAAGTAGAATATTAAATAACCTAAATGGAGCTGGATTATACGGAGTAGAGTTTTTTATAAAAGGAAGTGAGGTTATATTTTCAGAATTATCTCCAAGACCACACGACACTGGTATGGTTACATTAGTTAGTCAAAATATTAATGAATTTGAATTACATTTAAGGGCTTTTTTAAATTTACCAATACCTCGTATAGATCTAATAGAACCCTCTGCAACTAGAGTTATACTATCTAATCAAAAATATCTAAATCCTATTTATGAAGGTCTTAATGAAGCATTAGAATTTGAAAAGACTAAAGTGCTTATATTTGGCAAACCACTTTCCAGAAAAGGCAGAAGAATGGGTGTTGTGCTCTCATCAAATTCTGACGTTAATTTGGCCAGAAAAAATGCAGATGAAGCTGCTCGTAAAATAAAAGTCAGTACTACATAA